A region of Vitis vinifera cultivar Pinot Noir 40024 chromosome 15, ASM3070453v1 DNA encodes the following proteins:
- the LOC100261523 gene encoding eukaryotic translation initiation factor 4G isoform X2: protein MSINQSRSDKNDGHYRKSGARSGSSAQQRTFLVGAGKGGGNAPPSSAFVPSSSLSSNRSFKRPNNAQGGQSRVSVGAANSESANPSSQQRGIQNGVHTQPSSHGVSDAPAGKPTDSAPQRISRAPKAPSSKVPSSYTAAVSSDTASQTAPDNDDSRLQFSLQFGSINPGFVNGMQIPARTSSAPPNLDEQKRDQARHDTFIAVPTLPLPSNPKQHLPRKGVIASEQSNAGEAHPLSKGKRDVQVSSASPANQTQKPSVLPMTGISMQIPYHQPQVSVQFSGPNPQLQSQGMTATSLQMPMPMPLQMGNASQVQQQVFVPGLQPHPLQPQGMIHQGQGLSFTTPMGPQLSPQLGNLQMGMTPQYTQQQPGKFGGPRKTTVKITHPDTHEELRLDKRADPYLDGGSSGPSGPRSHPNLPPPSQSIPSFTPPHPINFYTNSYNASSLFFPSPSSLPLTSTPLTSSTQTPRFNYPVSQGPPTGPFINAPTHNSLSVSKTGTAMQGVAEPLNLEHARDVHNVMSSVPSSTSQVTIKPAVVSVVEKVTDALPPLSSAATEKVESPKLLRLPGETSSFHLPRNTDINSETSLQQPKTDLEPSTSTLLPGASKQFSVATDTVSVESSASNTLSSAPSVLSDENASVVTSNEGRRRETLGRSNSIKEHQKKTGKKGHPQPQQQVGGQTASLSNLPSRPMERGISSKIGVTETLEPKAVHGTLGNSEDVLDFTREPVSTITADSADASELKADSFGEGSAHGPPKTPGAGITNHIKDTRNEKQSDFSLQNELSKYSTVAIEGQGESELPEGFKQDAHCLEKSSESISSISLEAVKQPVPDSELKVTTSSIEVGLVETAQEVDVSVSCCTEIDRTTENSVAPTPTTLESINVETVPSNAVLPTSSYGDKNSSFDASLSRSDSIGVKEIIVAKSAASDQESVPVPTPYLSESTVKPEGAGVENGSGGLVSHPVSSSKDKPTVELNRPKTTVKKKKRKEILQKADAAGTTSDLYMAYKGPEEKKETIISSESTSAGNVKQVSADAGQEDVVGSDIGEQPKAEPDDWEDAADISTPKLETQDNGVANGGSMLDDKDGNGVLGKKYSRDFLLTFADQCNDLPEGFEITSDIAEALMISNINMSHLIDRDSYPSPGRIVDRQAGGSRPDRRGSGVVDDDKWSKLPGPFSSGRDLRPDIGYGGNVVGFRSVQGGNYGVLRNPRGQSTMQYVGGILSGPMQSMGSQGGQRNSPDADRWQRATGFQKGLIPSPQTSVQMHRAEKKYEVGKATDEEEVKQRKLKAILNKLTPQNFEKLFEQVKAVNIDNADTLTRVISQIFDKALMEPTFCEMYANFCFHLARELPDFSEDNEKITFKRLLLNKCQEEFERGEREQEEANRADEEGEIKQSEEEREEKRIKARRRMLGNIRLIGELYKKRMLTERIMHECIKKLLGQYQNPDEEDIESLCKLMSTIGEMIDHPKAKEHMDVYFDRMAKLSNNMKLSSRVRFMLKDAIDLRKNKWQQRRKVEGPKKIEEVHRDAAQERQAQASRLSRGPSMNSSTRRGAPPMDFGPRGSTMLSSPNSQMGGFRGLPSPQVRGFGAQDVRLEDRQSYESRTPSVPLPHRSIGDDSITLGPQGGLARGMSIRGPPAMSSGPLGDISPGSGDSRRLTAGLNGYSSVPDRTTYSSREEIMPRYIPERFGGPSAYDQSSTQDRNLQYVNRDVRTPDRGFDRSLATSPPARAHGPAVSQNVPPEKVWPEERLRDMSIAAIKEFYSAKDENEVALCIKDLNSPGFYPSMVSIWVTDSFERKDKEMDMLAKLLVNLTKSRDAMLSQVQLIKGFEAVLTALEDAVNDAPKAAEFLGRIFAMVIIENVIPLRELGQIILEGGEEPGRLREIGLAAEVLGSTLEIIKSEKGENVLNEIRKVSNLRLDDFRPPDPSYRSAKLDKFI from the exons ATGTCCATCAATCAATCAAGGTCCGACAAGAACGACGGGCATTACAGGAAGTCCGGCGCGCGATCCGGTAGCTCCGCGCAGCAGAGGACCTTCTTAGTCGGTGCCGGGAAGGGCGGCGGGAACGCCCCTCCTTCGTCGGCGTTTGTTCCTTCTTCATCCTTGTCTTCCAATCGGAG TTTTAAGAGGCCTAACAATGCACAAGGAGGGCAATCTAGGGTAAGTGTTGGCGCCGCAAATTCGGAGTCTGCGAATCCTTCATCTCAGCAGCGTGGTATACAGAATGGTGTCCATACACAGCCATCGTCACATG gagtatcTGATGCCCCAGCTGGCAAACCCACTGATTCGGCGCCTCAGAGAATCAGTCGAGCTCCAAAGGCCCCATCTTCCAAGGTCCCGTCTTCTTATACAGCTGCTGTTAGTTCTGACACAGCATCACAAACAGCACCTGACAATG ACGATAGCAGGTTACAATTCTCTCTTCAGTTTGGGTCCATAAATCCAGGTTTTGTGAATGGAATGCAG ATACCTGCTCGAACTAGTTCAGCTCCCCCTAATTTGGATGAGCAGAAGCGGGACCAG GCACGCCATGATACTTTTATAGCTGTGCCTACATTGCCGCTTCCTTCCAATCCTAAGCAGCACTTGCCAAGGAAGGGCGTGATTGCTAGTGAGCAATCTAATGCTGGGGAGGCTCATCCCCTTTCTAAGGGTAAAAGGGATGTCCAAGTATCATCTGCATCTCCTGCTAACCAAACACAGAAGCCTTCTGTCCTTCCTATGACTGGGATTTCTATGCAAATACCGTATCACCAGCCACAGGTTTCTGTACAATTTAGTGGTCCAAACCCACAACTACAGTCTCAAGGCATGACAGCTACTTCATTGCAAATGCCTATGCCAATGCCATTACAGATGGGGAATGCTTCCCAAGTGCAGCAGCAGGTATTTGTTCCAGGTCTACAGCCCCATCCCTTGCAACCTCAGGGAATGATTCATCAGGGCCAGGGCTTGAGTTTTACAACTCCAATGGGGCCTCAACTATCCCCTCAGTTGGGAAACTTGCAAATGGGGATGACTCCGCAATATACACAACAACAGCCTGGGAAATTTGGTGGCCCTCGCAAAACTACTGTCAAGATTACTCATCCTGATACACATGAGGAGCTGAGGCTTGATAAACGGGCTGATCCATATTTGGATGGCGGGTCGTCAGGTCCATCAGGCCCAAGGTCCCATCCTAATTTGCCTCCTCCCTCCCAATCTATTCCATCATTTACACCCCCACATCCAATCAACTTCTATACCAATTCCTACAATGCCAGTTCCCTCTTCTTTCCTTCTCCAAGTTCGCTTCCCCTTACAAGCACCCCATTAACTTCCAGCACTCAAACACCAAGGTTTAACTATCCTGTTAGCCAAGGTCCACCAACTGGACCATTCATAAATGCGCCTACTCATAACTCCTTGTCTGTTAGTAAGACTGGGACGGCAATGCAGGGTGTTGCCGAACCATTGAACTTGGAACATGCCCGTGATGTTCATAATGTAATGTCTTCTGTGCCATCATCCACATCACAGGTTACAATAAAACCGGCTGTTGTCTCTGTTGTAGAAAAGGTTACAGATGCTCTACCTCCACTTAGCTCAGCTGCCACTGAAAAGGTTGAATCACCTAAACTTTTAAGGCTGCCTGGTGAAACTAGCTCATTTCATCTGCCAAGGAATACTGACATCAATTCAGAAACCTCTTTACAACAACCAAAAACTGATCTTGAACCCTCAACATCCACATTGTTACCAGGGGCAAGCAAGCAATTTTCTGTGGCCACAGATACTGTTTCTGTGGAGAGCTCAGCATCCAATACTTTGTCCTCTGCTCCAAGTGTCCTTTCTGATGAAAATGCATCAGTTGTGACCAGCAATGAAGGCAGAAGAAGAGAAACCCTTGGCAGGTCAAACTCGATTAAGGAGCATCAGAAGAAGACTGGAAAGAAAGGACATCCCCAACCACAACAGCAG GTTGGCGGGCAAACTGCTTCTTTGTCAAACTTGCCTTCTCGGCCTATGGAACGTggtatttcttcaaaaattggAGTCACTGAGACTCTGGAACCTAAGGCAGTTCATGGTACATTGGGCAACAGTGAAGACGTCTTGGATTTTACCCGGGAACCAGTGTCTACCATTACTGCTGACAGTGCTGATGCTTCTGAATTGAAGGCTGATAGTTTTGGGGAAGGGTCTGCCCATGGACCACCCAAAACACCTGGTGCTGGTATCACTAATCATATAAAAGACACTCGTAATGAAAAGCAGTCTGATTTTTCTTTGCAAAATgaattatcaaaatattcaaCTGTGGCAATAGAAGGACAAGGAGAAAGTGAATTGCCTGAAGGGTTCAAACAAGATGCCCATTGTTTAGAGaagtcatcagaatcaatttcctCTATATCTCTAGAAGCTGTTAAACAACCTGTACCAGATTCTGAGTTGAAGGTAACAACAAGCAGCATTGAGGTTGGATTAGTGGAAACTGCACAGGAGGTGGATGTTTCTGTCAGTTGTTGCACAGAAATTGATAGGACAACTGAAAATTCAGTGGCACCTACTCCCACAACTTTGGAATCCATAAATGTTGAAACTGTTCCATCCAATGCTGTATTACCCACTAGTTCTTATGGTGATAAGAATTCGTCTTTTGATGCTTCTTTGAGTAGAAGTGATAGTATTGGTGTCAAAGAAATTATTGTTGCAAAATCTGCTGCATCAGATCAAGAATCTGTTCCTGTTCCCACCCCATATCTTTCAGAATCAACTGTAAAACCTGAAGGGGCAGGTGTGGAAAATGGTAGTGGTGGGTTGGTTTCCCATCCTGTATCAAGTTCCAAGGATAAACCCACTGTAGAACTAAATAGGCCCAAGACTACggttaaaaaaaagaagaggaaagaaaTTCTTCAGAAAGCTGATGCTGCTGGGACAACCTCTGATCTTTATATGGCATACAAGGGTCCAGAGGAGAAGAAAGAAACTATCATCTCTTCAGAAAGCACTTCTGCTGGTAATGTAAAACAGGTCAGTGCTGATGCTGGTCAGGAAGATGTTGTAGGAAGTGATATAGGTGAGCAGCCTAAAGCTGAGCCAGATGATTGGGAAGATGCAGCTGACATCTCCACACCGAAATTGGAAACTCAAGACAATGGTGTCGCTAATGGAGGATCAATGCTTGATGACAAAGATGGAAACGGGGTTTTGGGCAAAAAGTATTCCAGAGATTTCCTGCTGACATTTGCAGACCAATGTAATGATCTTCCGGAGGGTTTTGAAATTACATCTGATATAGCTGAGGCACTGATGATTTCTAATATTAATATGTCTCATCTTATTGATCGTGACTCATACCCAAGTCCTGGAAGAATTGTGGATAGGCAGGCAGGGGGTTCTCGACCAGATCGCCGTGGGAGTGGTGTGGTGGATGATGACAAATGGAGTAAACTTCCTGGGCCTTTCTCTTCTGGACGAGATCTGCGACCAGATATTGGTTATGGGGGTAATGTGGTAGGCTTTCGATCTGTCCAAGGAGGAAACTATGGTGTGTTAAGGAACCCACGTGGGCAGTCGACTATGCAGTATGTTGGAGGAATCCTCTCTGGACCAATGCAATCAATGGGTTCTCAGGGAGGGCAACGGAATAGTCCTGATGCTGATAGATGGCAGCGTGCTACTGGCTTCCAGAAGGGTTTAATTCCTTCTCCTCAAACTTCGGTACAGATGCACAGAGCTGAGAAGAAGTATGAAGTGGGTAAAGCGACAGATGAGGAAGAGGTAAAACAAAGGAAGTTGAAAGCTATCCTGAACAAGCTGACTCCTCAGAACTTTGAAAAGCTTTTTGAGCAAGTAAAAGCAGTTAATATTGACAATGCAGACACTCTCACTCGTGTCATCTCACAGATCTTTGACAAAGCTTTAATGGAACCTACTTTCTGTGAAATGTATGCTAACTTCTGTTTTCATCTGGCGAGAGAGCTGCCCGACTTCAGTGAAGACAATGAAAAGATCACTTTCAAAAGATTGCTTCTCAACAAGTGTCAGGAGGAATTTGAGAGAGGGGAAAGAGAACAAGAAGAAGCTAATAGAGCTGATGAGGAGGGTGAGATTAAACAGTCTGAAGAGGAAAGGGAGGAGAAGAGAATCAAAGCACGAAGAAGGATGTTGGGCAACATTAGATTGATTGGGGAATTGTACAAGAAGAGGATGTTGACCGAGAGGATAATGCATGAGTGCATCAAGAAGTTGTTAGGGCAGTATCAGAATCCTGATGAGGAAGATATAGAATCTTTGTGCAAACTGATGAGCACAATTGGAGAGATGATTGATCATCCCAAAGCCAAGGAGCATATGGATGTATACTTTGATAGGATGGCGAAGTTATCGAACAACATGAAACTATCTTCTAGGGTAAGGTTCATGTTGAAGGATGCAATTGATTTGCGAAAAAATAAATGGcaacaaagaagaaaagttGAAGGGCCGAAGAAGATTGAGGAAGTGCACAGGGATGCAGCTCAAGAAAGACAGGCTCAAGCTAGTAGGCTATCTCGTGGTCCAAGCATGAATTCATCAACAAGAAGGGGGGCCCCTCCTATGGACTTTGGTCCAAGAGGTTCAACTATGTTATCATCTCCAAATTCCCAAATGGGTGGTTTCCGGGGTTTGCCATCTCCTCAGGTTCGTGGGTTTGGTGCTCAGGATGTTCGATTAGAGGATAGACAATCTTATGAAAGCAGGACTCCATCAGTTCCATTGCCTCATAGATCCATTGGTGATGATTCTATTACTCTTGGTCCTCAGGGTGGTCTTGCTAGGGGAATGTCCATTAGAGGGCCACCAGCTATGTCTAGTGGTCCTTTGGGTGATATTTCTCCTGGTTCAGGAGACTCTAGAAGGTTGACAGCCGGTTTGAATGGTTATAGTTCTGTACCGGATAGGACAACTTACAGTTCAAGAGAGGAAATCATGCCAAGGTACATCCCCGAGAGATTTGGTGGTCCATCTGCCTATGACCAGTCAAGTACACAAGACCGAAATCTGCAGTATGTAAACAGGGATGTAAGAACCCCAGATCGTGGCTTTGATCGATCTCTTGCCACCTCTCCACCTGCACGGGCACACGGACCAGCTGTCTCACAAAATGTTCCTCCAGAGAAGGTATGGCCCGAGGAACGTTTACGTGACATGTCCATAGCAGCAATTAAAGAATTTTACAG TGCCAAAGATGAGAATGAAGTTGCTTTGTGCATCAAAGATCTAAATTCCCCAGGCTTCTACCCATCTATGGTGTCTATTTGGGTTACAGACTCTTTTGAGAGGAAAGACAAAGAAATGGACATGCTGGCTAAGCTTCTTGTCAATCTAACAAAATCTCGGGATGCCATGTTAAGTCAAGTTCAACTAATCAAAGG ATTTGAAGCTGTACTGACTGCTTTGGAGGATGCTGTAAATGATGCCCCAAAAGCAGCAGAATTTCTTGGTCGCATCTTTGCCATGGTTATCATAGAGAATGTGATTCCCTTAAGGGAGTTAGGGCAGATAATACTTGAAGGTGGAGAAGAGCCTGGTCGGCTGCGAGAAATCGGGCTTGCGGCTGAAGTTCTGGGGAGCACATTGGAGATTATCAAATCAGAGAAAGGGGAGAATGTGTTGAACGAGATTCGCAAAGTGTCCAATTTGCGGTTGGATGACTTCCGGCCTCCTGATCCTTCTTACAGATCAGCAAAATTAGATAAATTTATTTAG